In Solanum stenotomum isolate F172 chromosome 6, ASM1918654v1, whole genome shotgun sequence, one DNA window encodes the following:
- the LOC125867946 gene encoding peroxidase 27-like — MAFPKVIFFLMLAIIPICYAQGLKLGYYEKTCPGAEAIVEKTTSHYISRAPTLAAPLLRMHFHDCFIRGCDGSVLLNSTKNNLAEIDAIPNQSLRGFQVIEAAKSELEQKCPGVVSCADILALVARDAISLIKGPYWNVPLGRRDGKVSIMLEALFNLPPPFANITTLKAQFASVGLNAKDLVVLSGGHTIGNSHCSSFTSRIYNFTGKGDTDPTMDSNYVAQLKSKCTSINDVKTIVEMDPGSFKTFDGSYYSLVAKRRGLFQSDAALLDDNETKAYVKLQVMSHGSTFFKDFAESMEKMGRIGVLTGKAGEIRKRCSFIN; from the exons ATGGCTTTCCCAAAGGTAATTTTCTTCTTGATGCTTGCAATAATTCCTATTTGTTATGCACAAGGCTTGAAACTTGGCTATTATGAGAAAACATGTCCAGGAGCTGAGGCTATTGTGGAAAAGACAACTTCACATTACATCTCTAGAGCACCAACTCTAGCTGCTCCTCTTCTTAGGATGCACTTCCATGATTGCTTTATTAGG GGATGTGATGGATCTGTATTGCtaaactcaacaaagaacaatcTAGCAGAGATAGATGCAATTCCAAATCAATCCCTCAGAGGATTCCAAGTAATTGAAGCTGCCAAATCTGAATTAGAACAAAAGTGTCCTGGGGTGGTTTCTTGTGCTGATATTCTTGCTTTAGTTGCAAGGGATGCAATATCATTG ATTAAAGGACCATATTGGAATGTTCCTTTGGGAAGAAGAGATGGAAAAGTGTCAATCATGTTGGAAGCCCTTTTCAATTTACCACCTCCTTTTGCCAATATTACTACTCTTAAAGCTCAGTTTGCCTCTGTTGGTCTCAATGCAAAAGACCTAGTTGTTCTATCAG GAGGGCATACCATTGGAAATTCTCATTGCTCTTCCTTCACAAGTCGAATATACAACTTCACAGGCAAAGGTGACACTGACCCAACTATGGATTCTAACTATGTTGCTCAATTGAAGAGTAAATGCACCTCAATTAACGACGTGAAAACCATTGTTGAGATGGATCCAGGAAGTTTCAAGACATTTGATGGAAGTTATTATAGTCTTGTGGCAAAAAGAAGAGGGCTTTTCCAATCCGATGCCGCCCTTCTCGATGACAATGAGACTAAAGCTTACGTCAAATTACAAGTTATGTCCCATGGATCAACGTTTTTCAAAGATTTTGCTGAATCAATGGAGAAAATGGGAAGGATTGGAGTTTTAACTGGCAAAGCTGGTGAAATTAGGAAGCGTTGTTCcttcataaattaa